In the Populus trichocarpa isolate Nisqually-1 chromosome 1, P.trichocarpa_v4.1, whole genome shotgun sequence genome, one interval contains:
- the LOC7455772 gene encoding aspartyl protease family protein At5g10770: MVQAKPPFPSKLLLLSLLVSTLAIFDNGVQCFQGKKVLSMHKFQWKQGSNSSTCLSQETRWENGATILEMKHKDSCSGKILDWNKKLKKHLIMDDFQLRSLQSRMKSIISGRNIDDSVDAPIPLTSGIRLQTLNYIVTVELGGRKMTVIVDTGSDLSWVQCQPCKRCYNQQDPVFNPSTSPSYRTVLCSSPTCQSLQSATGNLGVCGSNPPSCNYVVNYGDGSYTRGELGTEHLDLGNSTAVNNFIFGCGRNNQGLFGGASGLVGLGRSSLSLISQTSAMFGGVFSYCLPITETEASGSLVMGGNSSVYKNTTPISYTRMIPNPQLPFYFLNLTGITVGSVAVQAPSFGKDGMMIDSGTVITRLPPSIYQALKDEFVKQFSGFPSAPAFMILDTCFNLSGYQEVEIPNIKMHFEGNAELNVDVTGVFYFVKTDASQVCLAIASLSYENEVGIIGNYQQKNQRVIYDTKGSMLGFAAEACTFD, translated from the exons atGGTGCAAGCAAAACCTCCTTTTCCATCAAAACtactccttctctctcttcttgttTCTACCCTCGCCATTTTTGATAATGGGGTTCAATGCTTTCAAGGGAAGAAAGTCCTCAGCATGCATAAATTTCAATGGAAACAGGGGAGTAATAGTTCAACTTGTCTCTCCCAAGAAACAA GATGGGAGAATGGTGCAACCATATTGGAAATGAAGCACAAAGATTCTTGCTCAGGAAAGATCCTAGACTGGAACAAGAAGCTTAAAAAACACTTGATCATGGATGATTTTCAGCTTCGATCACTTCAATCTAGAATGAAAAGCATCATTTCTGGCCGAAATATTGATGATTCAGTGGATGCTCCAATCCCATTAACTTCTGGTATAAGACTGCAGACACTAAACTACATAGTTACAGTGGAATTAGGTGGTCGAAAAATGACAGTGATTGTGGACACTGGGAGTGACTTGAGTTGGGTTCAATGTCAACCTTGCAAAAGATGTTATAATCAACAAGACCCTGTTTTCAACCCTTCAACATCTCCTTCATACCGAACAGTTTTATGTAGTTCACCAACTTGTCAGTCCCTGCAGTCTGCAACTGGAAATTTAGGAGTCTGTGGAAGTAACCCTCCGAGTTGTAACTATGTTGTTAACTATGGTGATGGATCCTACACACGCGGTGAGCTAGGCACGGAACATCTTGATTTGGGAAACAGTACTGCTGTCAACAACTTCATATTCGGCTGTGGCAGGAACAATCAAGGTTTATTTGGTGGAGCTTCAGGCCTTGTGGGATTGGGAAGGAGTAGTCTCTCTTTGATTTCTCAAACTTCAGCCATGTTTGGAGGAGTTTTCTCCTACTGTTTGCCTATAACAGAAACTGAAGCTTCAGGTTCACTAGTCATGGGTGGAAATTCCTCAGTATACAAAAACACAACTCCTATTTCATACACTAGAATGATTCCCAATCCACAGCTACCCTTCTATTTTCTAAACCTAACTGGTATTACTGTTGGTAGCGTGGCAGTACAAGCACCAAGTTTTGGTAAAGATGGAATGATGATTGATTCTGGGACGGTTATTACAAGGCTCCCCCCTTCAATTTACCAGGCACTAAAGGATGAGTTTGTGAAACAATTTTCAGGGTTTCCTTCTGCACCAGCTTTTATGATTTTGGATACTTGCTTCAACCTTAGTGGATATCAAGAAGTTGAGATTCCAAACATAAAAATGCACTTTGAGGGAAATGCTGAGCTCAATGTGGATGTAACTGgggttttctattttgttaagACTGACGCATCTCAGGTCTGTTTGGCTATTGCAAGTCTCTCTTATGAAAACGAGGTTGGTATAATTGGGAATTATCAACAGAAAAACCAGAGGGTTATATATGATACCAAGGGGTCCATGTTGGGATTTGCGGCAGAAGCTTGCACTTTTGACTAG